In one window of Montipora foliosa isolate CH-2021 unplaced genomic scaffold, ASM3666993v2 scaffold_394, whole genome shotgun sequence DNA:
- the LOC137987892 gene encoding uncharacterized protein, with amino-acid sequence MTTLKEYKDKIRFLSKGQIVEKRREIFNIINGDAFFPFKAWPQDMIKIFWSKPQTDIQTFKLMLFCLGNGCAPSLITEWILLSQMWTPEKAEKRAKQMDSILANMDRKMKTWFYYDIDYGIAVPDFSYYYHTFINLCASTSTYPPKVEYHDYGTKSAHAVGQKPQGLFPICKLFGKGLKQRDTTVFIGFLVLVAFSMGHACVNVQRSFWSEPVILWIATVITTGRCKSAFHEFLTDILELVADRVELQSVKSRNMILPHCTWDKFGELLADSGARSLGLFDELMSFFSTMNMYSSHKLQISDTREYQDFLQLFTGKAKTRATVTGNANFKMDRTSFSFLGFTQPYTALPVIQDTSNNAKGFTSRILWYFPQPVFAKFEDTLLTSDEKDVVDAFKEQFVEFLADLYINGESTFEIEEQSTSKMKTVTVTRNVYTLAKEAIAEFKTIHDEWELDVCERNPYDALIGGLYSRGKSHVLRLSVPIQLLLSAFSDFTQMESDTSQPGSQVNPDAVADESQHSHEHKDTDEHDSDDDTTDDENEERSQLSSQPSLQISPRAIAIAHSLVKTSLSQICTLNDKTHLLQQAQQEDSNDLPEIILNSPPDGMNKVFCAILSSPGEIVSFSILLNKGLFRRHTVNTYTGKRLMVRAADEMSLLQLGQVVTFTIPGNNSKVYFFCKQLPPSDTAEKLTLAKNLANIGMSLPKYIEAFETQDVESDRHKEEYTNRRNSTPQSSSTQRKRQRMELDKELQ; translated from the exons ATGACGACGCTCAAAGAATACAAGGATAAAATCCGTTTCCTCAGCAAAGGACAAATCGTTGAGAAAAGGCGGGAGATATTCAACATTATCAACGGCGACGCCTTCTTCCCCTTCAAAGCGTGGCCCCAAGACATGATAAAGATCTTCTGGAGCAAGCCCCAAACTGATATCCAGACCTTTAAGCTCATGTTATTTTGTTTGGGTAATGGTTGCGCTCCGAGCCTAATTACGGAGTGGATACTGTTGTCGCAGATGTGGACGCCTGAGAAGGCCGAGAAACGAGCAAAACAGATGGATAGCATCCTAGCGAACATGGACAGGAAGATGAAGACGTGGTTTTATTATGACATCGATTACG GTATAGCTGTTCCAGATTTCAGCTACTATTATCACACCTTTATCAATCTG TGTGCGTCTACATCCACATATCCTCCCAAAGTAGAGTACCACGACTATGGCACAAAATCAGCTCACGCAGTTGGACAAAAACCTCAAGGACTGTTTCCA ATTTGTAAGTTGTTTGGCAAGGGTCTAAAGCAACGTGATACTACAGTGTTCATTGGATTCCTTGTTCTGGTGGCATTTTCAATGGGGCACGCTTGTGTCAATGTCCAGCGCTCCTTCTGGAGTGAACCAGTAATTCTTTGGATTGCAACTGTTATTACTACAG GGAGATGTAAATCAGCATTCCATGAGTTCCTAACTGATATTCTTGAACTTGTTGCGGACCGTGTTGAGTTACAAAGTGTGAAATCCAGGAACATGATTCTACCACATTGCACATGGGATAAGTTTGGAGAGTTGTTGGCAGACAGTGGAGCACGCAGCTTAGGACTTTTTGACGAACTTATGTCATTTTTCTCAACGATGAACATGTACTCCTCACACAAGCTGCAGATCTCTGACACACGAGAGTACCAGGATTTCCTCCAGTTGTTTACAGGGAAAGCCAAAACACGTGCAACAG TAACTGGAAATGCAAATTTCAAGATGGACCGAACATCATTTTCATTTCTTGGATTTACACAACCATACACAGCCCTTCCTGTAATCCAAGACACTTCAAATAATGCTAAAGGATTCACCTCAAGAATCCTATGGTATTTTCCACAACCTGTTTTTGCCAAGTTTGAAGACACCCTTCTAACTTCAGATGAAAAGGATGTAGTAGATGCCTTTAAAGAACAATTTG TGGAATTCTTAGCAGATTTATACATAAATGGAGAGTCCACCTTTGAGATTGAAGAacaaagcacttcaaagatgaAAACAGTGACAGTTACACGTAATGTGTACACACTAGCAAAAGAGGCTATTGCAGAATTCAAAACTATCCATGATGAGTGGGAATTGGATGTCTGTGAAAGAAACCCTTATGATGCCTTAATTGGAG GACTATACTCAAGAGGAAAGTCACATGTTCTGCGTCTCTCGGTGCCTATCCAGCTATTACTGTCTGCATTTAGTGACTTCACACAG ATGGAAAGTGACACTTCACAACCAGGGAGTCAAGTTAACCCAGATGCTGTAGCAGATGAATCTCAACATTCACATGAGCACAAG GACACTGATGAACATGATAGTGATGATGACACTACAGATGATGAAAATGAAGAGAGATCACAACTATCTTCCCAGCCTTCATTACAAATCTCACCGAGGGCCATTGCTATAGCGCACTCTTTAGTAAAGACTTCTCTGTCACAAATAT GCACCCTCAATGATAAGACACACTTATTGCAGCAAGCACAGCAAGAAGACTCAAACGatctaccagaaattatactcAATTCCCCACCAGATGGAATGAACAAAGTTTTCTGTGCTATTTTGTCATCGCCAGGGGAAATTGTGAGTTTCTCCATATTGCTGAACAAAGGACTCTTCAGGCGACATACCGTCAATACATACACTGGCAAGAGGTTGATGGTTCGAGCAGCTGATGAAATGTCGCTCCTTCAGCTTGGTCAAGTTGTCACTTTTACTATCCCAGGCAACAACTCCAAG GTTTATTTCTTCTGCAAACAGCTTCCTCCAAGTGATACTGCTGAGAAACTAACGCTTGCAAAA